From the Candidatus Paceibacterota bacterium genome, the window GATGAAAGGATACCGATGATGGCGATGACCACCAAGAGTTCAATCAATGTAAAACCTGAAGTTGTTTTTTTCATTTTTTAAATTTACTGTTATTGACTGCTAAATTTCACTATTAATAATTATTGTTAAATTGAAAGGTCTGTTAAAGAAAGCTTTTCAATTGTGCTCTTATTATACTAGAGATGCCTATGGTAGCCAAGGGCGGTGTGGATAACTAAAAAATTCATCTTTTGCGACGCACAACCACGCCTACAAAGCTGAAGAAATGTTGTAAATAGGGATGAGAACTGAAGCGAGCAGGAATCCAACACCCAGACCCAGCAAGACAATCATGATAGGCTCAATCAAATCCACAAGAGTGTCCACAGCATTGACCACCTCACGCTGATAAAACTTGGCTAGAGTCTCGAGAATATGCCCGAGCTCACCGGTCTCTTCACCTATCTTCATCATGGCTGTCATAATGCCTGGAATTTCTGGATGACGACCAAGGGCCTCCGAGACAGGAGCACCGCCTTTGACCGCCTCAAGGGCTTGGAGCAAAGCGGCTTCAAAAACAATATTATCCACAATGGTAGATGTCAGCTCTAAGGCTTTGATCATTGGAATACCGCTGGCGAGCAGGGTGTTCATGTTGTCTGAAATGCGAGCCAGGTAGAGCTTTCTATAGAGGGCACCGATATAGGGTATATCGAGCTTGAAACGGGAAAAACTGGCCTTACCAGCCGCCGTCCTACTAAAACGAAAGGCCATAAAACCACCGATGATAATGAGAATTAAAATAAAAAGACCGTAGTTGACCAAAAACTGACTGACTCCGATCACAATCGAAGTATAGACTGGGACTTTTTGTCCGGAGTCGAGCAAAATACCACTGATCTTCGGGATCACCACCGTCAGCATCAAAGACATCACCGCAATAAAAGTAGTGATCACAAAAGCCGGATAAATCAAAGCATTCTTGACCTTTGAGGTCACTTCGTAGTTGCGGTCAAGGTAGTCTGCCAAATAAACAAAAGTCTGATCAAGCTTGCCTGATTCCTCTCCCGCTCGGACCATGTTGACGTAAAAACCGGAAAAAACTTTTGGATGTTTGGCCAAAGCACCTGAGATAGTGCTGCCTCCCTGCAAATCATCTCCAATCTGGGCTAGGATTTTTCCTAAGGTTTTGTTTTCTGTCTCGCTGGAAAGAAGCTTGAAGATACGCAAAGCTGAAACCTGCGCGGTAAAGAGAGTGGCCATCTGACGAGACAAGATGACCACATCCTTGTTTTTGACGCCGTTAAAGAGGCCGATGTCTCGATTTAAAAAACTGCCAGGGGCATCGGCCTCTTTAATAGAAGAGATGGTCAGACCGCGGCGCTGAAGTGAATTGATAGCAACATCCACATTGATGGCGTCGATCGATCCATCTTTAGCTGCTCCGGTTTCGTCAAGTGCTTTGTAATTGAATAACATAATTTTTTAATAAAGAATTACAAAAATCTTTCCAAAGTTTTTGGATTGAATGAGTGGAGGTAGGCATTTTCGATCGTGATTTCACCCTTGCGCACCAGCTCGGCTAGCGAACGATTCATATCAATCATTCCCTCTTCCGAACCGGTTTCGATGACAGTATTGATCTCGTGGGTGCGCTTTTCGCGGATAAGATTGGCCACGGCGTTGTTGGCAATCAAAAGCTCGTATACTGGGATCAAGCCGCCAGAAATACGAGGGATGAGACGCTGAGAAAAAATCCCAGCCAAGGATCCAGCCAGCTGAATCCGAATCTGATCCTGCTGGCCAGATGGAAATGAGTCAATAATACGATCAATAGTCTGAGCGGCGTTGTTGGTGTGAAGGGTCGAAAGCACAAGATGACCAGTCTCAGCGGCAGTGACCGCTGCGGCCATAGTCTCATAACCTCGCATCTCGCCCACCAGCAAGACATCCACATCCTCACGGAAGACACTGAGCAGAGCAGCATTGAAATCAGTGGTGTCTACTCGCACTTCACGCTGATCGATGATGGATTTTTTTTGTTCGTAAATATATTCGATAGGATCCTCGATAGTGATGATGTGCTCGGCGCGTTGCTGGTTGATCAAGTCAATCATAGCGGCGAGCGTGGTGGTTTTTCCTTGACCGACAGGTCCTACCACAAGGAAAAAGCCTTGCTGGCGCTGGGCAAACTGCTCAAGAGCTGGCGGAAGATTGAGTTCGGCCAAAGTACGGATCTGTTTTGGAATATGACGGAGCACAATGCCGATATAAGTCTGTTGGAAAAAAGCATTGCCTCGGAAACGGCCAAACTCTTTAAAATTGTAGGAAAAATCCAACTCTTTTTTGGCCATAAAGAGCTTTTTGTTTTCGTCACTGATAAGAGCGCTCAACAAGCCCTCAATGTCCGAGTGAGTCAAGACGGCTTTTTTGACGAGAGGAATAAGTGATCCTGCCACCCGGAGAGTGGGATGTCTGCCTTCGGAAAGATGAAGGTCCGAAGCGCCCTCGCGCACTGTGGTATTGAGCAAATCTTCGAGTTCTTGATGGTAATCCATTTTTTTATTTAAATTAAACTTTCGTTGCTTGACGACTCAACACCTTACGCACTTCAGCTACAACCTCAGAAGGAATAGTCGTGGCTTTGACAATATAACCATCGATACCTAGGCGTTTTGCCTTATCAATATCGGATGATTGACCCTGGTTGCTCAAAATAATAATCCGAGCCGTCGGCACGAGATTTTCTTTGCGAATATGCTCAAGCACTTCGAGACCGTCCATGCTGGGCATCACAATATCTAAAATAATGGCGTCTGGAACAAGACCTTCAGTCAGCTTAGTCAAGGCATCACTACCATCGCTGGCGGTGGAGACCTCAAAATTTTCCCGCTGAAATTTGATCGAATACATGTTGAGCAAAAATTTGTCATCATCTACGATCATTATTTTGATTTTTTTTTCGGTGTCCATAGAAGTATTTTATGAGCTTATTATAGCATATTTCTTTTTTTAAAAATCTACAGCGCATTCACTTCCTCGAAAGGAATTTCCTTGCGAAGCGCCTTGATGATGGCGTCTTCCCGCATAGACATCATCCCTTTTTCGCGCAGTAGCTTATTGATAGCCACCTCAGTCGGATCCTTCAAAATAAGTGCCTCGAGCTCGCGGTCCATTTTGAAAGCTTCAAAGACAGCCGTACGACCACGAGTACCTTTTGGACACTCTGGCGTAGGAGAGATTTCATAGACTGTCGAAACTTGAGGAATTTCAGATTTAAATTGCGCTGGCAAATCCTCAAATTGCTTTTCTACCAAGACTTTAATAGCGCCGTCAAAAGGCACTTCTTTGACCGCGTCTGGGCAGATCTTGCCAACCAAACGCTGAGCCATAGTCAAAATAAGGGTAGGAGCAATCAGGTAAGGATCGACTCCCATGTCCACCAATCGAGGAATGACACCGACGGCACTGTTGGTGTGAATAGTGGAGAGCACAAGGTGGCCGGTCAACGCAGCTTGCACAGCAAGCTGCGCTGTCTCCTTGTCTCGAATCTCCCCCACCATGATCACGTCTGGGTCTTGACGAAGAGTCGTACGCAAACCCGAAGCAAAGGTGTATCCGATTTCAGGCCGCACTTGTGATTGGCTCATACCATCAATATTGTATTCAACAGGGTCTTCGAGTGACAACACATTCATTTCTTCCATATTGAGCTCGTTCAACATTGAGTAAAGAGTGGTCGTCTTTCCAGAGCCTGTCGGACCAGAAATTAAAATCATACCGTACGGACGGGTAATGGCTTCTTTGATCAAAGACAGACTGCGGGGACTAATGCCCATTTTATCCAGTTTTTGCACACCTTTTTCTTGATCGAGAATACGCATCACAATCTTTTCACCATAATAGGCTGGAAAAGTAGACACGCGAAAATCAATTTTGCGATTTTCAATACGCGCACTAAAACGTCCATCTTGCGGTTTGCGCTTTTCGTCCAGTTTCATATTGCAAAGGATCTTGATGCGCGCCACCACGGCAGGGTGAACGTTTATCGGCAGGATCAAGCTGGTATTTAAAATGCCATCCACTCGGAAACGTACTCTGATCTTGTCTCGCATGTGTTCGATATGTACATCTGACGCATCACCTTCAATGGCGTAGCGGAGGATTGTCGCCACAATTTTTGTCACCGGAGCATCTTCAATAATAGTCGCCTGATTGCTTCGACTAGAAAGATTATCGTTTTCCTGGCGCTGAATTTCTACTTCTTCGGCTGAAAATTCGCTTTCCAAATCACTCAGGGCTTTGGTCACTTCACCGGAAAGACCCTTATAAGAGGCGAGGACACGTTCAAAATCCTCCTCAGATACAAGGTATATTTTAAAAGGCATATTAGCCTTGGTTCCGATAAAACTTAAAGCATCGCGAGCTTCAATATTGTCAGGATCTACCAAGCCTACTTCAAGGACGCCCTCGTTTATAGCAAAAGGAATAAATTTATAATGAAGGGCTGACTCCTCCGGAATATATTTTAAAACCTCGAAAGGCACTTCTTTGCCTTCAAGATTTTTCATCGGAATTTTAAGCGCCTCACTTTTGGCAAGCAAAATCTCGTTCGGGCTTATTTCCCTATCTCGCAAGACTTCCTCTATGCTCCTTTCGCCGCTTTCGGCTTCTTGGCGGACATAGTTGGCATCATCTTTGCTTAATATTTTTTTTGAAACAAGAACGTCAAGAAAATTCATTATGATTACTTTTTAGTTGAAGTAGCCGTTTTGGTACTGGTGGCTGAAGCTGAAGTCACCCCACCATTGGCCGAAGAGCTGGCAGAAATATTGGCGTCGTTGCTGCCCAAAGGAGCAAACGGGTTTGGTCGACCAGGAGTCTGAGGGACGAGCTCGCGACTGAAGTCGACTAAGCTAGCAAACACTGGGTCGTTAAAAATATCATCCTTTAGGCTAATGGTGTCGATGGTGGCAAGCTGAGTAACAAAGGATTGGTCTGGGGTAAGATCACTACCCGAGCCTGCCGCTACATTGGTCTGAGACAAGCCTCCGGTAGACTGGACCGGAGCTTTGTTCACAAAAAAATAACTGTAGACAAAGAAACCGATGACCACGATGATAACTATAATGATGATGGGTTTGAGTTTACTCATGTTATTTTAACCAATAGGTTTGGATGGTTAGAGAATACGTATATAAATTGTCTTTGTTCGACGCAAAGGAAAGAGACGTCAAGTCAACGACTCGCAAACTGCTTTCCAAATCATGCAAAAATAACTGAAAAGTCTCGTATGAGGTGGTAACTGAAAATGAAAGAGTGATTGAGCCGTATGGCTTACTATCTGGACCCAAAACAACCGCCCCAGATCCTGCCGTTTCCTGATTGATCTGAATACCTTTAATAATCATTCCGTATTTAGAAGCAATATCATTTATATCCAAAACAAGCCCTACATTGTTGACGCCATCCGGTAAAGCTTTCTGCAAACGCTGGATGCTGGCATCTGGGATATTGTTGTAATCCTGCACCAAGAGATCCCGCTTGGCTCGAAGCTTGGCAGCATTGGCCTGGGCATCAGCAAGCTGAGCTTTAGTGATAGAAAGACCTTTAACATCCTGATAGACACCATCGGTGTACCCGAAGAAAATGCCGATGGCTAGGATGACGAGGATGATGGGTGTAATAAATTTCATAAAATAATTAGAGCAAAATCAACGGTTGGATGGTAATGGGGTAAAGCCAGCGCTCGACGTAGCACTAGCTGGCTGGGTCTGGGCTGGTTGCTGCTGGGCCTGCTGAGCAGACTGATCTCCTTGAGACTGGAGCATAGACTCTACCGATGTATAGTAGAGCAACTGGCTTGGATCGACGGAAGCGGTGAAAGTGAAGACAATATTGCCACCACTATCTACATCGAGACCTGAAAAAATGGGACTATGAAAAATAGTTTTCATAGTCGGATCAGAGAAGGCCTTGTCCTGAAGGGCGACTGAGTCGTAATTGATTGCTTGACCATGCATGGTCAGAGTCACTTTATTGGTCTGATAGGCTAGATTGAAATCATTGAAGCGCACTGTGGGCAAGGTGTTGCGGGAAATGATACCGAAAAGATTTGAGGCTTGAATATGAGTATGTAAAATAGTCTTGACTGATCGGATCCGATCACTGAGTCGGACATATGTTTCTAAAGTAGATGGATTGAGATCCTTTTGGGCCAAGACCAATTGCTGCTGTTGGTAGTCAATGCTCTTTTGCAAAATGGCTTTATAGACAAAGACTCCGCCAGCAGCGGCGAGACTCACAAAAAATATAAAAAAAGCGACGAGGGTAAAAATATTTACCCCGCGAGTTTTTTCAATCCCTCCATTACTGGAGATTGGTTTTTTTGGAATGAATGATGTTTGGAACTTTGTTTCCATATACTGGTTTAAGTATAACAACTAATAAATTTTTATTCAAACTCCTGAAGCTTGCGCAAGGCCAGACCAACCGCCACCGAAAACTCCAGGCCAGTCGCTTTCAAAACATCCTCCAAAAAAGCTGGGGCTTGCACTTTTGCAAACGGGTCCCCTATCACTACTTCGGCTTGAAAGTTGGCTTTAGCCAGCTCTGTAAAGCCACGAAGGGCGGAGCCGCCCCCTGTCAAAATAACTTTGCTGATAGTTTTGTTGTAATGCCGCTGGTAATTTAAAAGAGCCGTGTTGGCTTCGGAAAAAATGTAGTCCAGAGGCACAGAAATAATTTCATAAATATTTTTTTGTTGTTCGGCATCATCCGTGCCAGTGGTGACCATTCCTCTTTTAATTTTTTCAGCCTGATCAATGCTGACCCCCATCCCCTTTGAAATACTAATGGTAATGTCCTGAGAACCTTTGTTGATGATGTGCGAAGTGCGCACCACTCCTTTTTCCAAAATATAAATCTTGGTGCCCGTCGCACCCATGTCAAAAATCATGACCGGAGAGGTTTCTTGTGAGAGCAGAGCACGGGTCGCACTAAACATTTCTATTTCAAAAAAACTCGTGTGCAAGCCGGAAGCTTGGACGGTGGCATTGTAATTGCTGAGCACTTCGTTGTGAATTGAAACCACGAGCACGTCCGTCTTTTGCTGGGCTTTTTTGATGTGTTGTTCCGAACTGTCATCTTCTTCATTTTCAACAAAATCAAGCTCGCGCCCTTCTTCTTTTGGTACAATCCACCAATCGAGCGTGACTTCGCTGATTGGCACAGGAATATATTTACGCGCTTCAATCGGAATCATTTCCTGAAGCTGTTTTTCATCCACGGCAGGCATTTCTATGAGTGAGACGAGACTGGAACGAAAAGGAATAGCCACCCCCGCACTGGTGGTGGTGATTTTGGCCTCTTTTAGAACATCCCGGACAGCTTCGGCTAGCTTTTCTGGAGGCAGATTGACCACCTGGCCAACAGACATGCCGGCATATGGACCGAGGGCCAGCTCGCCATAAGTCTCAAGCACGGCTTTGCCCTTTTTTTTGCGAAGCTGCACTACTTTGATGGCTGAGCCTCCAATGTCCACACCAATGATGCTTGTTTCGGGTTTTTTGAAGAAATTTTGAAATATATTTGCCATAGGGAGCGTACGCTTTCGTTATGCAGATTATATCATGGCTTAGGTTTTTATTTAAAGGGTTTTGGAGTTTTCTGGTGGATACTATTTTTCCAATAGACGGCCATGCCGCTAGTCAGACCGAGCGGATAGAGGATTTCTTGAAAATTCCCGTTGAAAGATTGCTAGAGTTGGCTGGACGAGAACATAAAAACACACCCCTAGCGTCAGTTTTGGTTGGACAGTCCAAGCTAGCTGCCTATGCTCTGCTTCAATATCAACACCCTTTGATCAGTCCAGTCTTGCGTGAGCTCAAAAAACGCCGAAATGAAGCCGTAGCGGCTAAGTTCGGCCTAATTTTGGCTGAATTTTTTCTAAAAAATATTGTCGAGCGAGAACATCAAATAATTGTGATCCCTATTCCCCTATCCAAAAGACGTCTGCA encodes:
- the pilO gene encoding type 4a pilus biogenesis protein PilO, with the translated sequence MKFITPIILVILAIGIFFGYTDGVYQDVKGLSITKAQLADAQANAAKLRAKRDLLVQDYNNIPDASIQRLQKALPDGVNNVGLVLDINDIASKYGMIIKGIQINQETAGSGAVVLGPDSKPYGSITLSFSVTTSYETFQLFLHDLESSLRVVDLTSLSFASNKDNLYTYSLTIQTYWLK
- a CDS encoding GspE/PulE family protein, encoding MNFLDVLVSKKILSKDDANYVRQEAESGERSIEEVLRDREISPNEILLAKSEALKIPMKNLEGKEVPFEVLKYIPEESALHYKFIPFAINEGVLEVGLVDPDNIEARDALSFIGTKANMPFKIYLVSEEDFERVLASYKGLSGEVTKALSDLESEFSAEEVEIQRQENDNLSSRSNQATIIEDAPVTKIVATILRYAIEGDASDVHIEHMRDKIRVRFRVDGILNTSLILPINVHPAVVARIKILCNMKLDEKRKPQDGRFSARIENRKIDFRVSTFPAYYGEKIVMRILDQEKGVQKLDKMGISPRSLSLIKEAITRPYGMILISGPTGSGKTTTLYSMLNELNMEEMNVLSLEDPVEYNIDGMSQSQVRPEIGYTFASGLRTTLRQDPDVIMVGEIRDKETAQLAVQAALTGHLVLSTIHTNSAVGVIPRLVDMGVDPYLIAPTLILTMAQRLVGKICPDAVKEVPFDGAIKVLVEKQFEDLPAQFKSEIPQVSTVYEISPTPECPKGTRGRTAVFEAFKMDRELEALILKDPTEVAINKLLREKGMMSMREDAIIKALRKEIPFEEVNAL
- a CDS encoding type II secretion system F family protein; the protein is MLFNYKALDETGAAKDGSIDAINVDVAINSLQRRGLTISSIKEADAPGSFLNRDIGLFNGVKNKDVVILSRQMATLFTAQVSALRIFKLLSSETENKTLGKILAQIGDDLQGGSTISGALAKHPKVFSGFYVNMVRAGEESGKLDQTFVYLADYLDRNYEVTSKVKNALIYPAFVITTFIAVMSLMLTVVIPKISGILLDSGQKVPVYTSIVIGVSQFLVNYGLFILILIIIGGFMAFRFSRTAAGKASFSRFKLDIPYIGALYRKLYLARISDNMNTLLASGIPMIKALELTSTIVDNIVFEAALLQALEAVKGGAPVSEALGRHPEIPGIMTAMMKIGEETGELGHILETLAKFYQREVVNAVDTLVDLIEPIMIVLLGLGVGFLLASVLIPIYNISSAL
- a CDS encoding PilT/PilU family type 4a pilus ATPase; amino-acid sequence: MDYHQELEDLLNTTVREGASDLHLSEGRHPTLRVAGSLIPLVKKAVLTHSDIEGLLSALISDENKKLFMAKKELDFSYNFKEFGRFRGNAFFQQTYIGIVLRHIPKQIRTLAELNLPPALEQFAQRQQGFFLVVGPVGQGKTTTLAAMIDLINQQRAEHIITIEDPIEYIYEQKKSIIDQREVRVDTTDFNAALLSVFREDVDVLLVGEMRGYETMAAAVTAAETGHLVLSTLHTNNAAQTIDRIIDSFPSGQQDQIRIQLAGSLAGIFSQRLIPRISGGLIPVYELLIANNAVANLIREKRTHEINTVIETGSEEGMIDMNRSLAELVRKGEITIENAYLHSFNPKTLERFL
- the pilM gene encoding type IV pilus assembly protein PilM — its product is MANIFQNFFKKPETSIIGVDIGGSAIKVVQLRKKKGKAVLETYGELALGPYAGMSVGQVVNLPPEKLAEAVRDVLKEAKITTTSAGVAIPFRSSLVSLIEMPAVDEKQLQEMIPIEARKYIPVPISEVTLDWWIVPKEEGRELDFVENEEDDSSEQHIKKAQQKTDVLVVSIHNEVLSNYNATVQASGLHTSFFEIEMFSATRALLSQETSPVMIFDMGATGTKIYILEKGVVRTSHIINKGSQDITISISKGMGVSIDQAEKIKRGMVTTGTDDAEQQKNIYEIISVPLDYIFSEANTALLNYQRHYNKTISKVILTGGGSALRGFTELAKANFQAEVVIGDPFAKVQAPAFLEDVLKATGLEFSVAVGLALRKLQEFE
- a CDS encoding response regulator codes for the protein MDTEKKIKIMIVDDDKFLLNMYSIKFQRENFEVSTASDGSDALTKLTEGLVPDAIILDIVMPSMDGLEVLEHIRKENLVPTARIIILSNQGQSSDIDKAKRLGIDGYIVKATTIPSEVVAEVRKVLSRQATKV